The segment CTTATTTGCGTGAGCAGGATTTTCAGCTTCTTCCCATTCTGGGCTTTCCGCCGCGCTGGGCCAGCGTGCCCGCGAAACCGGGCGGCACGGAATTGTTGAACAAAATGCCGCGCGCGATGACGGAGTATGAGAACTATTTGCGCGAAGTCATTGCGCGTTACGGCAAACAAATTCCGCGCTGGGAAATTTGGAACGAGCCGAATCTGCCGCGCTATTTTGAAGGCACGCCGGAAGAGTATGGCCTTTTGCTCGCGGCCACTGTGGATTTTTTCAAGCAGACTCAACCCGAGGCAAAATTAGCGGGACTCAGCCTGGCCTGGTCGGATGATAATCGCGAGCTTTTTGCCAAGGCTGCGTTGTCGCAACAAAAAGCGCAGCCGCAAGCCTTGTCATTTCATCCGTATGAGAAGATTGCACCGGAAGAAGCATTGGTCGATAAAATGGCGCAGTTGCAAGCGCTGGCCCAGCATGCGCAAGGCTACGCTCCGGAATTGTGGGCCACCGAAACCGGCTACCGCGGCCGCGATTCCATCAATGCGGCCGTGCCTTATTATTCGCCGGCGCGCCCGACCACGGTTGATGAGATGACGCAGGCGGCGTTTCTCGTGCGCCACGCCTTGCTGTCAAAATCTGCCGGCGTGAAATATTATTTTTGTTATTCGATGGACAGCGAGCGCCCGAACCGCGGGCCGGATATTCACGGTTTGCTCGATTATGATTGGAATGCCACGGTGAAGCCCGCATTGCTCGCTTATCTCACGCTGGCGCAACTTTGCGGCGATGCCGCATTCGAACAGCGGGAGAATTTGGGCGATGCCGGCCTTTATCTTTTGCATTATCGCCGCGCCGATGGCCGGCAATTCAGCGCGCTTTGGCAAACCGCCTCGCGCGCGGGTGAGAACGCAGATCTCCCGGCGAGTGTGCGCGGCGCGGAAGCATGGGATTTTTTTGGCAACCGTTTGGCCGGTGAAAACAAACTGCCGGTGAGCACGCGCCCAATTTATTTTTTGAAGTAATGCCAGCGCCGGTTTTCGTGCCGGCCGTTTTCACCGCGGCCTCCGGCGCTAGTCGTGAAAAGCATGCGACGGCGAAGCTGTCACACAATTCGTATGCTATCAGCATGATTGTTATGCCTGCTCGATTTGTCATTCAGTAGGAATCCTGTGAAGTACTTGGCACTGTGCTTGAAATTTCACTAGCGCCCTTCTGGATGACACTGCAAGAGCGGGCTTCTACAAATTACTGCGGTTTTTCAGTTAAGTGAATAGGTTTGTAGTCCCCGCCCCTTGTGGGCGGCTGTCGAGACCAATAGATTCGCGGTTGCAACAGCGCCCCACAAGGAGGCAAGACTACGATTCCTATGCATGCATTTGAAAAATACTATAGGTTCACAGTACACCAAGCTTGACCCGGCAAAAACATCTTTGATCAACAGCAGCGCTTTTGCCATGTCCAAACAACGTTATCGCATTCTCGAAATCGCCATCGCAAGCTGCGATTTGCTCGTCACGGCGTTCTCGTTTTACCTCGCCTTTTGGCTGCGTTTTGAAACCGGCTATTTGCCGCATGCCAATCCGGAGATCGATCAATACTTGATCATTCTCGGGTGCATTCTGCCGCTGTGGCTGGGCTTGTTTTCGTTTTTTGGATTGTATGAATTTCACCGGCACCTGCAGCAGCTTACCGACGTGCGCCAGTTGCTGTTCAGCATTGCCAGCGGCGTCGTCTTCATCTCCGCGTTTACATTTTTTTATCGCGAGATTTCCTATTCGCGCATGACGTTCGCGCTGTTCGGTGTGTTGAATTTCGGACTGGTGTTCGTCGAGCGCTTGCTGGTGCGCTGGGTGTTGCAACAGGCGCACAAGCACGGCTACCATTTGCGCCGCGTGCTGGTGGTGGGCGCGGGCGAGCTGGGCTTGCGCGTCGCGCAGCAGGCCAGGCGCCACCCCGAATTGGGCCATCGCATTGTCGGTTTCTGCGATGACTATGAGACCAACGGCGTTTACAAAAAAGACTACGGCCTGGAAGTGCTCGGGCGTACCTCGTCGTTGAACGAGATCATTGAAAAGCATCGCATCGACAAAGTGATTGTGGCGCTGCCGGGCCGCGCTATGCGCAAAATCTCACGCATCGTCGAAGCCTGCGAATTGGAAGGCGTCGAAACCGACATCGTGCCGGATTTTTTCAAGTTCATTCAGCCGCGCACGAAAGTGCATGATTTCGCCGGTTTGCCGCTGGTGAGCGTGCGCTTCACGCCGGTGGATTCCTGGAAGTATCGCGTGGCCAAGCGCTCTTTTGATGCGGCATTTGCCGCAACCGCGCTGTTGGTGTTTTTGCCGTTGATGGTGGTGATTGCGATCGCGATCAAACTCAGCTCGCGCGGCCCCATCTTTTTCAAGCAAGAACGCATCGGCGTCAATCGCCGGCCTTTCAACATGGTGAAATTCCGCTCGATGAAATCCGGGGCGGAGCAATTCGATCAGGCTGCCGGTCTCGGAACCCGCAACGATCCGCGCGTCACCAGGCTGGGCAAGTTTTTGCGCGAATGGAGCCTTGATGAGCTGCCGCAATTTTGGAATGTACTGACCGGGGACATGAGCATCGTCGGCCCGCGCCCGGAGCGGACGTATCACGTGCGCCAATTCAAAACCAAAGTGCCGAACTACATGATTCGCCATCAGGTCAAAACCGGCATGACGGGCTGGGCACAAGTGAACGGCTGGCGCGGCGATACCTCGATCGACAAGCGCATCGAGCATGATATTTTTTACATTGAAAACTGGTCGTTCGGCTTTGATGTGAAAATTATTCTGTTGACGCTGTTTGGGGGTATTATTACGAAGAAGGCGCGGGCGATTTGAGCCTGTCTCCTAATGAGTTTTGACAGTCAAGTTCGGTAATGTTCAGCCACGGCTTGGCCGTGGCTTGACCACAGTAGATACCACGGCCAAGCCGTGGCAGAGCAGACCGCGATTACCGAGTTTGATTATCGACTTCCATTAGGTGCCATCGCCACCTTGGTTTTGAGCATTTAAAGCAAATAATTGAGATGTTAGGATTCATTCGGGGAATGATGTTGAGAATACTCAGCATCTTCCAAGTCATCTGCGGAGAAACATCATGATCTCTTTATTGATTTGGATTGGGTTAATCTATATTGCCGTAGTTGTCATCTGGAGGCTTATAGTTTCAATTATGATGATTATTCAGATGTATGCAGAAGATGGAATCGGTGGGGCTATTCTCGCAGCTGTACTTAGCTTTGTGATCAATGTTTGGGATTTGGCAAAATTTGCTCTTTCCATTATTATTATAGCTTTCTTAATCAAGGCTTGTTCATAGTCTTGGATTTGTAGCGTGCTCCACACTTTTCAAGCGTCATTGTTAAAAGAAGTTTTTAGAACGTTGCTTTGGTTTAGTCAGTGATAATTTCGTTCTATACAGGATTTAGCAACATGGGAGTCAGGAAGATGAAAAAAACACTACTCATTATGGCGTTTCAATTTCTTGGCTTAGTTTCTGGTTGTGCGACGACAGGTGGCGGTTACCAGCGACCAACAGCAGAACAAATAGCAGCCCAGCGCCGCCAAAACTACGTTAATATGCACCCTAACTTACCGCCCATCACTAAACAAGACATACTGGAAGGTAGGCCGCGTATTGGCATGACACAGGAGCAAGTGAGAGCCTGTTGGGGAGATCCTGCAGAGACACAACGGTTTGGAAATGCATCTGGGGTACGCGAAGTTTGGATTTATTATTCGCCTATACCTGATATGTCTACATCTGCGCGTTTGCTCACACCAGCTCAAATCAGCCAGCTTTATAGTGTCGCGCTGACAAATAGAAAGGTGACGTCTTTGCACTTCGAAAATGGCACCTTCACGAGTTTCGAGGAGCAGTAAATGAAAAGAACGAATCTTTAGATTCGTTCTTTTCAATTCGGAAAACAAAAGGACAGCAGAATGGACATCACAGGATTGACTGCAGCAATTGAATTAGGGAGCAAGGCGATCTCAATCTTCAAAAAAGCAAAAGATTTGCTTCCCGATAGCCCGGATAAAGAGGCAGTTGATAAAGGTTTTGCTGAAGCTGAACAAGCTTTTAGACTTGCTGAAGCAAAAGCGGCAAAAGAACTTGGGTATCAACTTTGCAGATGTACTTGGCCACCGCAGATAATGTTGAGCATTGGACATGAAGAGTATGGCGAGAAATTCCAATGCCCCAAATGCAGAAGAATTTGGTCAAACGAGTTGCCACCATTGTAAAATGATTGGAAAACAATATAATGAGCCTAGCATATGGACGATGCAGAAATTCGCTTTACCGAGATACTTATCTGGACAAACAGCCGGTGGGCTACCATATTTTCTTACAGACAAGTTTCAGCATTGGGCCTGCCTTCTGCT is part of the Cytophagia bacterium CHB2 genome and harbors:
- a CDS encoding undecaprenyl-phosphate glucose phosphotransferase: MHLKNTIGSQYTKLDPAKTSLINSSAFAMSKQRYRILEIAIASCDLLVTAFSFYLAFWLRFETGYLPHANPEIDQYLIILGCILPLWLGLFSFFGLYEFHRHLQQLTDVRQLLFSIASGVVFISAFTFFYREISYSRMTFALFGVLNFGLVFVERLLVRWVLQQAHKHGYHLRRVLVVGAGELGLRVAQQARRHPELGHRIVGFCDDYETNGVYKKDYGLEVLGRTSSLNEIIEKHRIDKVIVALPGRAMRKISRIVEACELEGVETDIVPDFFKFIQPRTKVHDFAGLPLVSVRFTPVDSWKYRVAKRSFDAAFAATALLVFLPLMVVIAIAIKLSSRGPIFFKQERIGVNRRPFNMVKFRSMKSGAEQFDQAAGLGTRNDPRVTRLGKFLREWSLDELPQFWNVLTGDMSIVGPRPERTYHVRQFKTKVPNYMIRHQVKTGMTGWAQVNGWRGDTSIDKRIEHDIFYIENWSFGFDVKIILLTLFGGIITKKARAI